The Paramormyrops kingsleyae isolate MSU_618 chromosome 11, PKINGS_0.4, whole genome shotgun sequence genome includes a window with the following:
- the tp53bp1 gene encoding TP53-binding protein 1 isoform X2: MDPGGSDLEPDLSQLDNPCLIVEDSQPDSAALEEDPDSSYRALLTRRLSSLQPTSHSPVLELISSPAGSRCSQIDSQSAVAQSNRPHSPATMESSSAQEASQVVEVAPPTIRKRDLPAANGRQSEEGMEMESRADSTTHCVQSEGGDCFGFLELSESQTVDGGLDAEAPAAGRGPSLGGAEQSRAEGDAADDQGSASRRSEVSSSCTEGSARSVQEPRNDQGLEPQEVQQPEDDSDVPSSQDDMFEVERGDATGVDSTVPEAGLCLLPTATPASSLHLLHLSGQGTLVQESLSQNSVEFVAPTQDGLSQTPLIVPNSPTDEAVEEPMDTSLPPDEPRSCHREEEPMEMDQAPSQSSGIPRPVPAASTPLSQNSPGFVLEKSLSMPSQPDFSHDVFVPTLSQGDGKSSTGPETLMEKVSPATSKATPSEQEAGIAGRSQPSLCLELPTSSALLEPVPEQEGEQLEDSQATQIEEPLGVVGSVPTVDQQEEAGDPPTRPPNQPDGTTAPATIRPDGKETRRSTDDRAREPPSEANRPDGNETRRSTDDRAREPSSEANRPDGNETRRSTDDRAREPPSEANRPDGNETRRSTDDRAREPPSEANKPDGNETRRSTDDRARESPSEANRPDGKETRRSTDDRARESPSEANRPDGNETRRSTDDRARESPSEANRPDGNETRRSTDGRARESPSEANRPDGKETRRSTDDRAGESPSEANGPDAKVVTETIDLTTAADSQAQDMVCSQNGAASSQEAEVVDLTESEAPVQSPPVAAHRDCGSDTGTQSQSVLPSERPREEKEEDVVMEVQPRSSEACEELGSEASRPEHDEGMDEGEVAKGSGLCLALSQSQVLSPEPMEEDGHLECEEQAAPMEASTSAGEGGCHGSSEVAAEVADESQQNNAVTASRSDEGRPPSESRSPQETRLPENVAEKKPVSTTNGMDGPESSGPRKAATQGVMADGGVTQVSGSGTPSDTSGEIPFHFTLPKEGELIRPVTTATPPLISLLKQTPRHSTPIDMSPFSERLPGDVTAEVAMAASEIMVEESGEDGKNESNLGESEHNGKLSLRMKLVTPVEETSSGSERFSLQKPALSDSEVSVSKVTTVVKAVTSSLPSPSVFSRVCEVRRQAEAPPSEPGTPTRGDLFNSPLSQTGDSERDVPGLLAQKPKSLPRCGAVPEPSRPGDRSPRSQQDGPRPTEAAGGEVREEEPPGTPRGAGGPASPRRPEEGEAPGVETSRTPPGRRAVSQQTSFDASPGLPSRVRALDGGGLGCEGTSGYAPTELPSPLFQLRQRAVSQQTSFETLEPQFPTAQGEPETPPRPSHGQAVRRHIRTIREVRTTVTRIITDVYYENGQEVDRKVTEETEEPLVDCRVVENDVSPSRTGSSMTSGDLADVSSLSSKASSLQHSSSGTSSGGAGPGRQADFVVPMGRGAKSLSPRKMSGQQGAPWGPGASELIEGRGRAQGPRPHTPLTPRGRGRRGRPPSRGALRRAAGNLTKDDAQGSALTSSPEDESYAQVHSRTEDSPGVPDSPGTLSDGAGCASSSSFVGLRVVAKWSSNGYFYSGCITRDSGAGRFRLLFDDRYECDVPGKDILLCDPIPPGTEVTAISDDEYFSTGVVRGHKTEGSDFFYSVEKDGQQRWYGRMAVILSMEQGNRLRDQYGLGPCEPTTPLTKASDISLDNLVEGKRKRRGNVGVNTSPGRSSSDSPRTPGPSGKRKLMASTEEERTPSKRGRRSTGARAGQRGGAFNTSGSGTDLPSDPSDLEGTHGPIPQSASLFLGYAFLLTASSEMDREANQPTSDAEEEYVQTAPYNKRYTETQLEAGGGYILQDFNEQQCSAAYQSILIADQHCRTRKYLLCLASGMPCVSHMWVRDCCHDNQLLNYRSYLLPAGMDPDGSLVEWHSRRNPFKSMKFLLISEEATAFLTDLLNMGGASSVCQYQGDSNNSDPPEGTFNVVLADRSCPPSVQNWAVSVDLPLLSPEWLIQSLICGEKQDHRAQPRYQYDYSP; encoded by the exons ATGGATCCGGGAGGAAGTGATCTGGAGCCTGACTTGTCTCAGCTGGACAACCCCTGCCTAATCGTAGAGGACTCCCAGCCGGACAGCGCCGCCCTAGAGGAGGACCCGGACAGCAGCTATCGTGCCCTTCTGACCCGTCGCCTCTCCAGCCTGCAGCCCACCTCTCACAGTCCTGTTCTG GAGCTGATATCGTCGCCGGCTGGAAGCAGGTGTTCGCAGATcgacagccaatcagcagtgGCACAGAGCAACAGGCCGCACAGCccag CCACAATGGAGTCGTCCTCTGCTCAGGAGGCCAGTCAGGTTGTTGaagtagccccgcccaccattCGGAAAAG AGATCTGCCAGCTGCCAACGGCAGACAGTCAGAGGAGGGCATGGAGATGGAGAGTAGAGCGGATTCCACCACCCACTGTGTCCAATCAGAAG GTGGGGATTGTTTCGGCTTCCTCGAGCTGTCGGAATCTCAGACAGTTGACGGTGGGCTGGACGCCGAAGCCCCTGCGGCCGGTCGGGGGCCTTCGCTGGGAG GAGCGGAGCAGAGCCGTGCGGAGGGTGACGCCGCTGACGACCAGGGCAGCGCGTCCAGACG GTCGGAGGTGAGCTCCAGCTGTACGGAGGGGTCGGCGAGGAGCGTCCAGGAGCCACGGAACGATCAGGGCCTGGAGCCCCAGGAAGTCCAGCAGCCGGAGGACGACTCTGATGTGCCGTCCTCCCAGGATGACATGTTCGAGGTGGAGAGAGGTG ACGCCACAGGAGTGGACAGCACGGTACCCGAAGCAGGACTCTGCCTGCTACCAACGGCAACCCCAGCAAGCAGCCTGCACCTTCTGCATCTGTCAGGCCAGGGCACGCTGGTGCAGGAGAGCCTCTCCCA gAACTCTGTGGAATTTGTGGCTCCTACTCAGGATGGTTTGAGTCAGACGCCTCTAATTGTGCCGAACTCACCCACAGATGAAG CTGTCGAGGAACCCATGGACACGTCGCTGCCTCCGGATGAGCCTCGGTCCTGTCACCGAGAGGAAGAGCCCATGGAAATGGATCAGGCCCCTTCCCAGTCCAGCGGCATCCCCAGGCCGGTTCCAGCCGCATCCACACCACTGTCCCAGAATTCTCCGGGCTTTGTGCTGGAGAAAAGCCTCTCTATGCCAAGCCAGCCTGACTTTTCACAT gaTGTGTTTGTCCCAACACTGAGCCAGGGAGACGGAAAAAGCAGCACAGGACCCGAGACGCTGATGGAGAAGGTTTCCCCGGCAACAAGCAAGGCGACGCCCAGTGAGCAGGAAGCCGGCATCGCCGGGCGCTCTCAGCCCAGCCTGTGCCTTGAGCTGCCTACAAGCAGCGCCCTCCTCGAGCCGGTGCCGGAACAGGAGGGGGAGCAGCTGGAGGACAGTCAGGCCACCCAGATAGAGGAGCCCCTGGGGGTCGTTGGGTCTGTACCCACCGTGGATCAGCAGGAGGAAGCCGGTGATCCTCCGACACGTCCTCCAAATCAGCCGGATGGTACCACGGCACCTGCCACAATCAGGCCCGACGGCAAGGAAACGAGGAGATCCACAGACGACCGCGCACGGGAGCCACCCTCGGAGGCCAACAGGCCCGACGGCAACGAAACGAGGAGATCCACGGACGACCGCGCACGGGAGCCATCCTCAGAGGCCAACAGGCCCGACGGCAACGAAACGAGGAGATCCACGGACGACCGCGCACGGGAGCCACCCTCGGAGGCCAACAGGCCCGACGGCAACGAAACGAGGAGATCCACGGACGACCGCGCACGGGAGCCACCCTCGGAGGCCAACAAGCCCGACGGCAACGAAACGAGGAGATCCACGGACGACCGCGCACGGGAGTCACCCTCGGAGGCCAACCGGCCCGACGGCAAGGAAACGAGGAGATCCACGGACGACCGCGCACGGGAGTCACCCTCGGAGGCCAACAGGCCCGACGGCAACGAAACGAGGAGATCCACGGACGACCGCGCACGGGAGTCACCCTCGGAGGCCAACAGGCCCGACGGCAACGAAACGAGGAGATCCACGGACGGCCGCGCACGGGAGTCACCCTCGGAGGCCAACAGGCCCGACGGCAAGGAAACGAGGAGATCCACAGACGACCGCGCAGGGGAGTCACCCTCGGAGGCCAACGGGCCCGACGCCAAGGTCGTCACGGAAACCATCGACTTGACGACAGCCGCTGATTCGCAGGCTCAAGACATGGTCTGCTCGCAGAATGGCGCCGCGTCGTCGCAGGAAGCAGAAGTTGTGGACCTGACAGAGAGTGAAGCTCCAGTGCAGAGCCCCCCGGTGGCTGCGCACAGGGACTGCGGGTCGGACACCGGGACGCAGTCACAGTCCGTGCTCCCAAGCGAGCGACCCCGGGAAGAGAAGGAGGAAGACGTGGTGATGGAGGTTCAGCCGAGGAGTTCGGAGGCCTGTGAGGAGTTGGGGTCTGAGGCCAGCCGTCCTGAGCATGACGAGGGCATGGATGAGGGGGAGGTGGCCAAAGGCTCCGGCCTCTGTCTGGCTCTGTCCCAGAGCCAGGTGCTTTCCCCTGAACCCATGGAGGAGGATGGCCACCTTGAGTGTGAGGAGCAGGCCGCCCCCATGGAGGCCTCGACCTCCgcgggggaaggggggtgtCATGGCAGCAGCGAGGTCGCGGCGGAGGTTGCCGATGAGTCACAGCAGAATAACGCGGTCACGGCGTCGCGGTCAGATGAAGGCCGTCCCCCGTCCGAGAGCCGGAGCCCCCAGGAAACCAGGCTGCCGGAAAACGTGGCGGAGAAGAAGCCGGTATCCACCACGAACGGCATGGATGGGCCAGAAAGCTCAGGGCCCAGAAAGGCGGCAACGCAAGGCGTGATGGCCGACGGGGGGGTGACACAGGTCTCCGGCAGCGGGACCCCGAGTGACACCTCCGGAG AAATCCCGTTTCACTTCACTCTACCCAAAGAGGGGGAGTTAATTCGCCCGGTAACCACGGCGACCCCTCCATTGATCAGCCTGCTGAAGCAGACCCCCCGCCACAGCACGCCTATCG ATATGAGCCCCTTTTCTGAGCGGTTGCCGGGCGATGTCACTGCGGAGGTCGCCATGGCAGCCAGTGAGATTATGGTGGAGGAGAGCGGAGAGGATGGCAAAAACGAATCAAACTTGGGTGAATCGGAGCATAATGGCAAGCTGAGTTTGAGGATGAAGCTGGTGACCCCGGTGGAGGAGACGAGCTCTGGGTCCGAGCGTTTCAGCCTGCAGA AACCAGCACTATCAGACAGCGAAGTCTCCGTTTCCAAGGTTACCACCGTTGTCAAGGCCGTAACCAG CTCCCTGCCCAGCCCGTCGGTGTTCAGCCGGGTTTGTGAGGTGCGGAGGCAGGCAGAAGCCCCTCCCAGTGAGCCCGGCACTCCCACCAG GGGGGACCTGTTTAACTCGCCGCTCTCCCAGACGGGCGACTCGGAGCGGGACGTCCCGGGTCTCCTCGCTCAGAAACCCAAGAGTTTGCCCAGGTGCGGCGCTGTCCCAGAGCCCAGCCGGCCGGGGGACCGGTCCCCCCGCTCCCAGCAGGATGGGCCAAGGCCAACGGAAGCGGCCGGTGGCGAGGTCCGGGAAGAGGAACCTCCCGGCACGCCCAGGGGCGCCGGGGGACCGGCTAGCCCACGCAGGCCCGAAGAGGGTGAGGCACCCGGCGTGGAGACCAGTAGAACACCGCCGGGGCGGAGAGCCGTGTCCCAGCAGACCAGCTTTGACGCCTCACCTGGGCTGCCCAGCAGAGTAAGGGCCTTGGACGGTGGAGGACTCGGGTGTGAGGGGACTTCAGGTTACGCACCGACTGAACTCCCCTCTCCCCTGTTCCAGCTTCGCCAGAGAGCTGTGTCCCAGCAGACCAGCTTTGAGACCCTGGAGCCCCAGTTCCCGACCGCGCAG GGCGAGCCAGAGACCCCCCCCAGGCCCTCCCACGGGCAGGCGGTCCGCAGGCACATACGCACCATCCGCGAGGTCCGCACCACAGTCACGCGCATCATCACAGACGTGTACTACGAAAACGGCCAGGAGGTGGATCGCAAGGTCACAGAG GAGACCGAGGAGCCTCTGGTGGACTGCCGCGTGGTGGAGAATGACGTGTCTCCGTCACGCACTGGCAGCTCGATGACCTCTGGCGATCTGGCCGACGTGAGCTCCCTGTCCTCCAAGGCATCAAGCCTGCAGCACAGCTCCAGCGGAACTAGCAGCGGGGGGGCGGGCCCTGGCAGGCAGGCCGACTTCGTTGTGCCCATGGGCCGAGGGGCCAAATCCCTCAG CCCTCGGAAAATgagtggccaacagggggcaccctggggGCCAGGAGCCTCGGAGTTGATAGAAGGTAGAGGGCGGGCCCAGGGCCCTCGACCCCACACCCCGTTAACGCCCCGTGGAAGGGGCCGTCGGGGCAGGCCTCCCTCCCGAGGGGCCCTCAGGAG GGCTGCTGGGAATCTGACCAAGGATGACGCGCAAGGCTCCGCCCTCACTTCCTCCCCAGAGGACGAGTCTTACGCACAGGTACACAGCCGCACAGAGGACAGTCCCGGCGTCCCAGACTCCCCAGGCACCCTGTCGGACGGCGCGGGCTGTGCCAGTTCCAGCAGCTTCGTTGGGCTCCGCGTCGTGGCCAAGTGGTCGTCCAATGGCTACTTCTACTCGGGCTGCATCACGCGCGACTCTGGAGCCGGCCGCTTCCGCCTGCTCTTCGACGACCGGTACGAGTGCGACGTGCCGGGGAAGGACATCCTGCTGTGTGACCCCATCCCCCCGGGGACGGAGGTCACGGCCATCTCCGACGACGAGTACTTCAGCACAG GTGTCGTGAGAGGTCACAAGACGGAAGGCTCCGATTTCTTCTACAGCGTAGAGAAGGACGGCCAGCAGAGATGGTACGGGCGGATGGCCGTCATCCTGTCCATGGAGCAGGGCAACCGGCTGAGAGATCAGTACGGCCTGGGCCCCTGTGAGCCGACCACGCCCCTCACCAAGGCTTCCGACATCAGCCTGG ATAATTTGGTGGAGGGCAAACGGAAGCGGCGAGGAAACGTGGGGGTCAATACCAGCCCCGGCCGGAGCTCCAGCGACAGTCCCAGAACCCCGGGCCCCTCAGGGAAGAGGAAGCTGATGGCCTCCACGGAGGAGGAAAGGACCCCCTCCAAGCGAGGCCGTAGGTCCACAGGGGCCAGAGCGG GCCAGCGTGGAGGCGCGTTCAACACCTCGGGCAGCGGCACCGACCTGCCCTCTGACCCCAGTGACCTCGAGGGGACCCACGGGCCCATTCCCCAGAGTGCCTCGCTCTTCTTGGGCTACGCGTTCCTACTGACTGCTTCTTCGGAGATGGACCGTGAAGCCAACCAGCCGACGAGCGACGCGGAAGAGG AATACGTGCAGACGGCTCCCTACAACAAACGGTACACAGAGACCCAGCTTGAAGCAGGAGGGGGGTACATTCTCCAGGACTTCAACGAACAGCAG TGTAGCGCGGCCTATCAGAGCATCCTCATCGCGGACCAGCACTGCCGCACACGGAAGTATCTGCTGTGTTTGGCGAGCGGCATGCCCTGTGTATCCCACATGTGGGTGCGGGACTGCTGCCATGACAACCAGCTGCTCAACTACCGGAGCTACCTGCTGCCTGCTGGGATGGATCCGGACGGCAGCCTGGTGGAGTG GCACTCTCGCCGGAATCCTTTCAAGTCCATGAAGTTTCTGCTGATTTCTGAAGAGGCCACAGCCTTCCTGACCGACCTACTCAACATGGGGGGAGCCTCCTCTGTATGCCAGTATCAGGGGGATAGTAACAATTCAG ACCCCCCTGAGGGTACGTTCAACGTGGTTCTGGCGGACCGCTCCTGTCCGCCCTCTGTGCAGAACTGGGCCGTCTCTGTGGACCTTCCCCTGCTCTCCCCAGAGTGGCTGATTCAGAGCCTGATCTGTGGCGAGAAGCAGGACCATCGAGCCCAACCCCGGTACCAGTATGACTATTCGCCCTGA